One window from the genome of Natator depressus isolate rNatDep1 chromosome 27, rNatDep2.hap1, whole genome shotgun sequence encodes:
- the NEUROD2 gene encoding neurogenic differentiation factor 2 encodes MLTRLFSEPSLLPDVQKFPSWAEECEEDDRSDKEERKGKSCPLQEEQREGSLGENKEEGDLGGDEEEEEEEEEEGVEEAEGDRPKKRGPKKRKMTKARLERSKLRRQKANARERNRMHDLNAALDNLRKVVPCYSKTQKLSKIETLRLAKNYIWALSEILRSGKRPDLVSYVQTLCKGLSQPTTNLVAGCLQLNSRNFLTEQGQEAARYHGPNSSFALHPYTYQCSRLSGAQCQSSTMASSHALRTHAYCATYESLYGNASPEYNSSEYDAPLSPPLCINGNFSLKQDSSPDHEKNYHYSMHYSALPSSRPAGHNLVFGSSGMRGGVHSENILPYDMHLHHDRGPMYEELNAFFHN; translated from the coding sequence ATGTTGACGAGGCTGTTCAGCGAGCCCAGCCTGCTCCCCGACGTGCAGAAATTCCCCAGCTGGGCGGAGGAGTGCGAGGAGGATGACCGGAGCGACAAGGAGGAGCGGAAAGGTAAAAGCTGCccgctgcaggaggagcagcgggaAGGCTCCTTGGGCGAAAACAAAGAGGAAGGGGACCTAGGcggggacgaggaggaggaggaggaggaggaggaggaaggggtggaggaggCCGAAGGGGACCGGCCCAAGAAGCGCGGCCCGAAGAAGAGGAAGATGACCAAGGCCCGGCTGGAGCGCTCCAAGCTGCGGCGCCAGAAGGCCAACGCGCGGGAGCGGAACCGCATGCACGACCTGAACGCGGCGCTGGACAACCTGCGCAAGGTGGTGCCCTGCTACTCCAAGACCCAGAAACTCTCCAAAATCGAGACGCTGCGGCTGGCCAAGAACTACATCTGGGCGCTCTCCGAGATCCTGCGCTCGGGCAAGCGGCCCGACCTGGTCAGCTACGTGCAGACTCTGTGCAAGGGCTTGTCCCAGCCCACCACCAACCTGGTGGCCGGCTGCCTCCAGCTCAACTCCCGGAACTTCCTCACGGAGCAAGGCCAGGAGGCCGCCAGGTACCACGGCCCCAATTCTTCCTTTGCCCTGCACCCTTACACCTACCAGTGCTCCCGGCTCTCCGGCGCCCAGTGCCAGTCCAGCACCATGGCCAGCTCCCACGCCCTGCGGACACACGCCTACTGCGCCACCTACGAGAGCCTCTATGGGAACGCCTCCCCAGAGTACAACAGCTCGGAGTACGACGCCCCCCTGAGCCCCCCGCTGTGCATTAATGGCAACTTTTCCCTCAAGCAAGACTCTTCCCCGGACCACGAGAAAAACTACCACTATTCTATGCATTACTCTGCCCTGCCAAGCTCCCGGCCGGCCGGCCACAACCTGGTCTTTGGCTCCTCTGGGATGCGCGGGGGGGTGCACTCCGAGAACATCCTGCCTTACGACATGCATCTGCACCATGACAGAGGCCCGATGTACGAAGAGCTCAATGCGTTTTTCCATAATTAA